The nucleotide sequence TATGATGAATACCGCGACTTAAATACTTTTGTTGGCACAATCAAAGAAAAACCGAGTTTAACCCAGATTATGCCGCTGTCTTTGTTTTCTTAGAAGATTAATAATCCCATTCTTTCTCTCTTCGATAAAAGCTACACTTTTAAAACACGCAACGATGATATAGATGTATTAGAGTTCGTAATCTAATTCTTATTCATCCAACGAATAGGTGTCGACGTCAACTCATAAAATCGGCATAATCTgggctaataaaataaaattggtcGCGAATTTTTTAGTCCAGTTCTGTTAGGAAGAAATAATTATGTAAACAAGGGAATGAGAAAAGGATTAAATATCGAGTTATTGCAACGATAATTTATAAGAATGATTTGTGTAGATTTCGCGAATCTAGTAAACGATATTATATgtcatattttataaaagattcagctattattattaagaaacgTGTATTATATAGCCGCGATCGTTTGTGATTATCGATAATCACTGAAAGAAaagatatatataaatataatattgcCGCGAGTTATAGCATTTTTATAGTTGCATCAGAGATTGAGACtgtaataaaatagatataatAAATTGCAATAActcttttaatattaattaattaagacaCCAATGATACAAGAATATTGAACAAGAAATGAATCCTTTTCTCATAACCcctctatatatttttctaaaataaagtgttaataGCACCACTTACCAATTTATTTGGTGGTGCAGCTATAATCGGAAACAAAAAGCAAAGTGTTAacacaaaaacataaattacCTGGTTAAACATACATCCCCCTTCCTCAAATCCACCTTGATCCTTGAGCATGTTATCTAATTGTTGAGCCTGGAGAAATAAGCTATTTTCTTGCTGACGACGCCGCATTTCATCTTCTTGATGCATCATCCTCGACTCAATCTCTTCTTGTTGACGTCTCATCACCTCCTCACTTCTCCTTCTCGCCTCCTCCACTTGCTGTTCCTTCATTTCCCATTCGCGTTTTTGCCTACCCATGTCCATCTCCCTCGCGCGAAGTTGTTCACGTAACATAGCTGTATCATGTTCGTAACGCGCAAACTCCATCTGCGCTAATAACTTTTCCTGTTCAATTTCTTGTTCTTTTTTGAGACCTTCCATTTTTTGCTTGTACAATTCATTAAGTTGTTTCCAGCGCATTCCGTATTCATGCTCAAACGAATTAGTCTCTGCAAAACGGGGGCCAATTTTACGTTGTTGTATAAAATCTGGGTTACGTTTTGGTACGAATTTTTCTGAATAACCGTCCATTTCGTCCTGTGCTAAGTAAGGTTCAACGTAAACCGGTCGAATGCTTGatgttaaaaagaaacattcgTCTTGGCATTTTCGCAAAGCGAATTGAGCGCTACTTTTACGTGTAAATTCAACGATGCCTTCACCAATCGATTTTCCATGATCATCCACAATAACCACGCTTCTATCAATCTCtccaaaaatagaaaatgcTACATGTAGAAGTTCGTTAGTTACAAACTCGTCCAAATTCTTTACCTTTATAGTTAAACTATTCGGAGcaaatcttatttttaaagtacGACCTTTAATCACTTTACCGTTTAACTCATTCTTCGCTCGTTCAGCATTAAAATGATAGTCGATTCTAATGAatccaaaacatttttctctgtTAACAAACAACTCGCTTGTTTCACCGTAAGGTTTAAAAAGCTCTAAGATATCGTTATCTTCACAATCGGTCGAAATATTACCAATATATAATCTACTCCTTCccgaaaactttttttcctcATTTTGAATAGGAGGAAGATCGTAACTAGGGCCGGATATCTCCattaatttatcataaaatatacGTTCATTTTGACGACCAGGCGGGCCTGAATTAAAATCATCGCCTTGGTGTTGATCTTTTCTTTGAAAACGGCCACGATTGTCaggattcttaaaaattaataataattaataaaaaaacggtataattcaagaataatcatgtcgcttaaaaatcattaattttatttttaatcgacGGGAAATCACTCAAATAAGCATAAATAGGATATTtggaaatttatttctcaagaacggaaagtgatttttcaaaacggctttttgcattaaaaagaggatactttaattaataattggtgatatttccacaaggatccttcaagaaattaattttatagcgaattttgaaaattatcgcaacatcgaaaattgtatcaaaacttcaaatattgttttctcaaaaactaaaagttatttttcaaaacgggttggttcattggaaagaggacacttttcttaacattttgggaaagttttatactcatattccaagaaatcgattttatacgagttattaaaacttaatcggcgaaaattataaaattcgaaaaaatttcaaaaatttattttttaaaaactgaaagtgatttttcaaaacggctatttgtattaaaaagaggatactttaattaatacttggtgatatttccacaagaatccttccagaaattaattttatagcgaattttgaaaatt is from Onthophagus taurus isolate NC chromosome 8, IU_Otau_3.0, whole genome shotgun sequence and encodes:
- the LOC111425451 gene encoding hrp65 protein-like isoform X1, translating into MAEIDSVKVESSNDNHPEESSSHNTNGDNDGPQQQQQHFGERGPRRGGPGRFGKRRGGGNPDNRGRFQRKDQHQGDDFNSGPPGRQNERIFYDKLMEISGPSYDLPPIQNEEKKFSGRSRLYIGNISTDCEDNDILELFKPYGETSELFVNREKCFGFIRIDYHFNAERAKNELNGKVIKGRTLKIRFAPNSLTIKVKNLDEFVTNELLHVAFSIFGEIDRSVVIVDDHGKSIGEGIVEFTRKSSAQFALRKCQDECFFLTSSIRPVYVEPYLAQDEMDGYSEKFVPKRNPDFIQQRKIGPRFAETNSFEHEYGMRWKQLNELYKQKMEGLKKEQEIEQEKLLAQMEFARYEHDTAMLREQLRAREMDMGRQKREWEMKEQQVEEARRRSEEVMRRQQEEIESRMMHQEDEMRRRQQENSLFLQAQQLDNMLKDQGGFEEGGSAPPNKLESKPFMNSFDIPNRYESGGHQGGGGGGHGGRGGGGGGRMGGNKGHWGGNDNRDYSNKRRRY
- the LOC111425451 gene encoding hrp65 protein-like isoform X3, translated to MAEIDSVKVESSNDNHPEESSSHNTNGDNDGPQQQQQHFGERGPRRGGPGRFGKRRGGGNPDNRGRFQRKDQHQGDDFNSGPPGRQNERIFYDKLMEISGPSYDLPPIQNEEKKFSGRSRLYIGNISTDCEDNDILELFKPYGETSELFVNREKCFGFIRIDYHFNAERAKNELNGKVIKGRTLKIRFAPNSLTIKVKNLDEFVTNELLHVAFSIFGEIDRSVVIVDDHGKSIGEGIVEFTRKSSAQFALRKCQDECFFLTSSIRPVYVEPYLAQDEMDGYSEKFVPKRNPDFIQQRKIGPRFAETNSFEHEYGMRWKQLNELYKQKMEGLKKEQEIEQEKLLAQMEFARYEHDTAMLREQLRAREMDMGRQKREWEMKEQQVEEARRRSEEVMRRQQEEIESRMMHQEDEMRRRQQENSLFLQAQQLDNMLKDQGGFEEGGCMFNQRSPQAKTVTVIFNITVF
- the LOC111425451 gene encoding hrp65 protein-like isoform X2, which encodes MAEIDSVKVESSNDNHPEESSSHNTNGDNDGPQQQQQHFGERGPRRGGPGRFGKRRGGGNPDNRGRFQRKDQHQGDDFNSGPPGRQNERIFYDKLMEISGPSYDLPPIQNEEKKFSGRSRLYIGNISTDCEDNDILELFKPYGETSELFVNREKCFGFIRIDYHFNAERAKNELNGKVIKGRTLKIRFAPNSLTIKVKNLDEFVTNELLHVAFSIFGEIDRSVVIVDDHGKSIGEGIVEFTRKSSAQFALRKCQDECFFLTSSIRPVYVEPYLAQDEMDGYSEKFVPKRNPDFIQQRKIGPRFAETNSFEHEYGMRWKQLNELYKQKMEGLKKEQEIEQEKLLAQMEFARYEHDTAMLREQLRAREMDMGRQKREWEMKEQQVEEARRRSEEVMRRQQEEIESRMMHQEDEMRRRQQENSLFLQAQQLDNMLKDQGGFEEGGSAPPNKLRSPQAKTVTVIFNITVF